In Rutidosis leptorrhynchoides isolate AG116_Rl617_1_P2 chromosome 2, CSIRO_AGI_Rlap_v1, whole genome shotgun sequence, one genomic interval encodes:
- the LOC139887656 gene encoding uncharacterized protein, giving the protein MAKLIESTDLIVWDEVPMNNNRCFEALDMSLRDILDNNDAVFGVKSFILGGDFKQTLLVKPNGSKSEILAACVTSSYLWRHFKISVLTQNMRLLRPGLSASEKARSEEFSRWLLSVGNGQIGTQDSEDPHNSRWLSIPDNYCIPDDENGLQNLISFIYPRESLQNPTAAELQQKAIVCPKNDVADTINKIIVDMVDVPVTTCNSYDSATPHGNDGVEA; this is encoded by the coding sequence ATGGCAAAACTTATCGAGAGTACAGATCTAATTGTCTGGGATGAGGTGCCAATGAATAACAACCGCTGTTTCGAAGCTCTAGACATGAGCCTTAGAGACATCCTGGACAACAACGACGCAGTTTTTGGGGTCAAGTCTTTTATTCTTGGGGGTGATTTTAAACAAACGCTACTGGTTAAGCCGAATGGGAGTAAATCTGAAATATTAGCTGCTTGTGTCACATCTTCGTATCTATGGCGACACTTCAAAATCTCTGTTCTAACACAAAATATGAGGTTACTACGTCCTGGTCTGTCGGCATCTGAAAAGGCGAGGAGCGAGGAATTTTCGAGGTGGCtgttaagtgtggggaacggtcaGATAGGCACGCAAGATTCGGAGGACCCACATAATAGTCGTTGGTTATCTATTCCGGATAACTACTGTATTCCCGATGATGAAAATGGTCTACAAAATCTCATTTCTTTTATATACCCCCGTGAATCGTTACAAAATCCAACTGCCGCTGAACTCCAACAGAAGGCAATCGTCTGTCCAAAAAATGACGTCGCAGATACAATAAACAAGATTATCGTCGATATGGTTGATGTCCCGGTGACAACCTGCAACAGTTATGACAGTGCAACACCTCATGGGAATGACGGAGTTGAGGCATAA